From a single Raphanus sativus cultivar WK10039 chromosome 3, ASM80110v3, whole genome shotgun sequence genomic region:
- the LOC108843997 gene encoding putative E3 ubiquitin-protein ligase XBAT31 → MPINLYINGKLPSSSPLQQSQQAPTQPPFCLTVVLYSHASPVADGVYCNCGEMGQSMSCGTRPEHGIIFASVQYGDVVTMRRVMTADPSLLHQTTPYDRHSVLHVAAASGHIEILTLLLERFKNPDVLNRHKQTPLMLAAMYGRISCVKKLTEVGANVLMFDYVNRRTCLHYAAYYGHADCVQAILSAAQSSPVAVHWGYARFVNIRDDKGATPLHLAARQRRPECVNVLLDSGSLVCASTSLYGSPGSTPLHLAARSGSIDCVRKLLAWGADRLQRDASGRIPYVVAMKHKHGACGALLNPSSAEPLVWPSPLKFISELNEAAKLLLEQALMDANREREETILKGTAYSLPSPSFSDTASDDNMSEMSDSELCCICFEQACTIEVKDCGHQMCAQCTLALCCHNKPNPTTSTVTPPVCPFCRSVIVRLVVAQNNNNDKSKSKSQNEVVDREAGEVNCSKLRKHRKSINHGEESSSFMGLSSIGSFGRITGRGSGRIAADNELMDKPIL, encoded by the exons ATGCCTATCAACTTGTACATAAATGGGAAACTTCCCTCTTCTTCTCCATTGCAGCAATCCCAACAAGCCCCCACCCAACCACCGTTCTGCCTCACCGTGGTGCTTTATTCTCACGCTTCACCGGTGGCAGACG GTGTCTACTGTAACTGTGGTGAGATGGGGCAGAGCATGAGCTGTGGAACGAGACCGGAGCACGGTATTATATTCGCCTCCGTGCAGTACGGCGACGTCGTTACTATGCGTCGAGTGATGACGGCGGATCCGAGTCTGTTGCATCAGACCACTCCTTACGATCGCCACTCCGTTCTCCACGTCGCTGCTGCTAGTGGCCATATCGAG ATTTTGACCTTGCTTTTGGAACGGTTTAAGAATCCAGATGTGTTGAATCGTCACAAGCag ACTCCGTTGATGTTGGCTGCTATGTATGGGAGGATCTCTTGCGTCAAGAAGCTCACTGAAGTTGGAGCTAAT gTTTTGATGTTCGATTATGTCAATAGAAGAACATGTTTGCACTACGCAGCTTACTATGGACACGCTGATTGTGTTCAAGCCATTCTCTCTGCTGCTCAATCAAGTCCCGTCGCTGTTCATTG GGGATATGCGAGATTTGTGAATATTAGAGATGACAAAGGAGCAACACCGTTGCATCTAGCTGCCAGGCAAAGACGCCCTGAATGTGTTAATGTTCTCTTGGATAGTGGTTCTCTTGTTTGTGCTTCTACTAGCTTATACGG GTCTCCAGGAAGCACGCCTCTTCATTTGGCAGCAAGAAGCGGGTCTATCGATTGTGTCCGAAAATTGCTTGCTTGGGGTGCTGACCGTCTTCAAAGAGACGCTTCTGG GCGGATACCTTATGTTGTTGCCATGAAACACAAGCATGGAGCATGTGGAGCGTTGCTTAACCCGTCTTCTGCAGAGCCACTGGTCTGGCCATCTCCGTTAAAATTCATCAGCGAGCTTAATGAAGCGGCAAAATTGCTCTTAGAACAGGCTCTAATGGATGCTaacagagaaagagaggaaaCCATTCTCAAAGGAACTGCTTACTCCTTACCATCACCATCTTTCTCTGACACCGCCTCAGATGATAACATGTCTGAG ATGAGTGACTCGGAACTCTGTTGCATTTGCTTTGAGCAAGCATGCACGATTGAAGTCAAAGACTGTGGTCACCAAATGTGCGCGCAATGCACACTTGCACTGTGCTGTCACAACAAACCTAACCCAACGACCTCAACCGTGACACCACCGGTGTGCCCGTTCTGTAGAAGTGTCATCGTACGGTTAGTCGTCGCCcagaacaacaacaacgacaAGAGCAAGAGCAAGAGCCAGAATGAAGTTGTTGATCGTGAGGCAGGTGAGGTAAACTGTTCAAAACTCAGAAAGCATAGAAAATCGATTAACCACGGCGAAGAAAGCAGCAGTTTCATGGGTCTTTCAAGTATTGGATCGTTCGGAAGGATAACCGGCCGTGGCTCGGGGAGGATCGCAGCTGACAACGAGCTGATGGACAAACCTATTTTGTGA
- the LOC130509700 gene encoding uncharacterized protein LOC130509700 gives MPPRRATRAQIARDAREAQDEHVQPAVQQPVAPQMDEDAMRQMVQDAARHAAQEAVQQIAQETARQAAQEAARVAAQEVARQMAAAQQVPQGPQIHMQQVPPVQVQHDHQAPAQQAPAPQYPQVPIQPVPGVFQVPPPPPIIPVHVPEVDETFIRVLSQMKYVNLEHFSGTTDPTLAHDWRHSLDKCLNTISCPPRHKLRIAELYLRGDAAVWWDGVRVMHRGEMTYEDFLYAFNKKYFPREALDEKKNDFESLRQGGKSVREYEHEFRQLHRFAGIGMDEEDLIRRFLKGMRVELHGRCSMVTYTSLEDLVEKAVVQEKCIAAEQKFNKAAQPKAGGTSGSQKRTLDQSGIQCFHCGKFGHKSRVCRSRLAGARVAPPVAVAAAPAVAVGNCFGCNQPGHMIRDCPRRGNAALPPPPKRLAIAPRVFTVGDAQGAEPIAGMHLIHTCCVFSILVMWLSCVVSKNIV, from the coding sequence ATGCCGCCGAGGAGAGCTACCCGCGCTCAGATCGCTAGAGATGCTAGAGAGGCTCAGGATGAGCATGTTCAGCCCGCAGTTCAGCAGCCCGTTGCTCCGCAGATGGATGAGGATGCCATGAGACAGATGGTTCAGGATGCTGCTAGACATGCTGCTCAAGAAGCAGTTCAGCAGATTGCTCAGGAGACAGCCAGGCAAGCCGCTCAAGAGGCTGCCCGGGTAGCTGCTCAGGAAGTTGCTCGACAGATGGCTGCAGCTCAGCAGGTTCCGCAGGGTCCTCAGATTCATATGCAGCAGGTTCCGCCAGTTCAGGTTCAGCATGATCATCAGGCTCCAGCTCAGCAGGCCCCAGCGCCACAGTATCCGCAGGTTCCTATTCAGCCAGTTCCAGGTGTCTTTCAAGTTCCGCCGCCACCACCCATCATTCCAGTGCACGTGCCGGAGGTTGATGAGACATTTATCAGGGTGTTATCACAGATGAAGTATGTGAACTTGGAGCATTTCAGTGGTACCACGGACCCTACACTTGCTCACGATTGGAGGCACAGTTTGGATAAGTGTTTGAACACTATCTCATGCCCACCAAGGCACAAGCTTAGGATTGCTGAGTTGTATTTACGCGGAGATGCAGCAGTGTGGTGGGATGGAGTGCGAGTGATGCACCGTGGCGAGATGACTTATGAAGATTTTCTGTATGCATTCAACAAGAAGTATTTTCCAAGAGAAGCTTTGGATGAGAAGAAGAACGACTTTGAGAGTTTGAGGCAGGGTGGAAAGTCTGTCAGAGAGTATGAGCATGAGTTTCGCCAGCTTCACCGATTTGCGGGAATTGGTATGGATGAGGAGGACCTTATCAGGAGGTTCTTAAAAGGGATGCGAGTAGAACTTCACGGTAGGTGCAGTATGGTCACCTATACCAGTTTGGAGGATCTGGTAGAGAAGGCCGTTGTGCAAGAGAAATGTATTGCAGCGGAGCAGAAGTTCAACAAGGCAGCTCAGCCTAAGGCCGGAGGGACTTCCGGGTCTCAGAAGAGGACCTTGGATCAGTCAGGCATCCAGTGCTTTCATTGCGGGAAGTTTGGACATAAGAGTAGGGTTTGTCGAAGCAGGCTAGCCGGTGCCCGTGTTGCACCGCCAGTAGCAGTGGCAGCAGCCCCAGCAGTGGCAGTTGGGAACTGCTTTGGCTGTAACCAGCCGGGTCACATGATCAGGGATTGCCCGAGGAGGGGCAATGCAGCGCTTCCACCACCACCGAAGCGTCTAGCCATCGCCCCACGTGTGTTTACAGTTGGAGATGCCCAGGGAGCCGAGCCGATAGCGGGTATGCATCTTATTCATACTTGT